A window of the Vigna angularis cultivar LongXiaoDou No.4 chromosome 3, ASM1680809v1, whole genome shotgun sequence genome harbors these coding sequences:
- the LOC108326270 gene encoding ATP-dependent DNA helicase 2 subunit KU70 isoform X1: MELDADDFFRDEEDQAEAQDSLLEGELSKEYVVYLVDASPKMFNTLFTTQQEHQKLESHFHIAISCISQTLKTQIITRSYDQVAICFFNTREKKNLQDLKSVFVFNVPEREFLDRPTARLIKEFDQLEESFSKYIGSQHGIVSDTRENSLYNAIWAAQALLCKGSAKTVDKRILLFTNDDDPFGSIKGAAKSDMIRMTLQRAKDAQDLGISIEILPLSCPDAVFKISQFYADLIGLEGDDLVDFMPEAGKKLEDMKSQLRKRMFTKRIVKRLKFTIVNGISIELNSYALVRHTEPGAVTWLDSVTNRPLKIERTFICADTGAVVEKPTRQFLPYKNQNITFSMEQLSEIKRISTGQLNLLGFKPLSSLRDYYNLKPSSFLYPSHEGTDSSMCIFIALHRSMIQLNRFAVAFSGSSSRPQLVALIAQEEVIQSGSQIEPPGMHMIYLPYSDDIRLVEERYSDTSGMVTKASSDQIKRAADLIKRVDLKDFSVCQFTNPALQRHYAVLQALALEEDDVPEMKDETLPDEEGLARPGVVRAVEEFKTSVYGENYDEENEHGIGKPTEASKKRKAMVEFATTECKQYDWGELADTGKLKDLTVVELKYYLTAHNLPVSGKKEAIISRILSHMGK; the protein is encoded by the exons ATGGAGTTGGATGCTGATGATTTCTTCAGAGACGAGGAAGACCAGGCCGAAGCTCAAGATTCGCTCCTT GAAGGTGAATTGAGCAAAGAATATGTGGTTTACCTGGTTGATGCTTCACCTAAAATGTTCAACACTCTTTTTACCACG CAGCAAGAACACCAGAAACTTGAATCTCATTTTCACATTGCCATCTCTTGTATATCACAAACATTAAAGACTCAGATCATTACCAGATCTTACGACCAAGTTGCCATATGCTTCTTCAATACT AGGGAGAAGAAAAATTTACAAGATTTAAAGAGTGTTTTTGTATTTAATGTTCCTGAAAGAGAGTTTCTAGACAGGCCAACAGCAAGGCTCATAAAAGAATTTGACCAGTTGGAAG AGTCATTTTCGAAATACATAGGAAGTCAGCATGGAATTGTGTCTGATACTCGAGAAAATTCTCTGTACAATGCTATCTGGGCAGCTCAGGCACTTCTTTGTAAAGG GTCAGCAAAGACAGTTGACAAACGCATACTTCTGTTCACAAATGATGATGATCCTTTTGGTAGTATCAAAGGGGCTGCAAAATCAGATATGATAAGAATGACCCTGCAGAGAGCTAAA GATGCACAGGATCTTGGAATTTCTATTGAAATTCTTCCCTTGAGTTGCCCCGATGCAGTGTTCAAAATATCTCAATTCTATGCT GATTTGATTGGGTTGGAAGGAGATGATCTTGTTGACTTTATGCCAGAAGCAGGAAAGAA ATTGGAGGATATGAAAAGTCAGTTAAGGAAACGCATGTTTACGAAACGCATCGTCAAAAGACTTAAATTCACCATAGTTAATGGGATATCCATAGAACTTAATTCTTATGCTTTAGTTCGTCACACTGAGCCAG GAGCTGTCACATGGCTTGATTCTGTTACTAATCGTCCTTTGAAG ATTGAAAGAACTTTCATATGTGCTGATACTGGTGCAGTGGTGGAAAAACCTACTAGACAGTTTTTACCTTATAAAAA ccAGAATATTACATTTTCGATGGAGCAACTATctgaaattaaaagaatttcaacTGGACAGCTTAATCTTTTAGGGTTCAAGCCACTGAGTAGCTTGAGAGATTATTACAACTTGAAGCCATCGAGTTTCCTTTATCCTAGTCATGAG GGTACAGACAGCAGCATGTGCATCTTCATTGCTCTTCATAGGTCCATGATACAACTCAACCG TTTTGCTGTTGCTTTTAGTGGTAGTTCTTCTCGCCCTCAATTAGTTGCTCTCATTGCACAG GAAGAAGTTATTCAATCAGGTAGTCAGATTGAGCCACCCGGAATGCACATGATTTATCTTCCATATTCTGATGACATCAGACTTGTTGAAGAG CGTTATTCTGATACAAGCGGGATGGTGACTAAAGCAAGTAGTGATCAAATAAAAAGGGCAGCTGATTTAATTAAGCGTGTTGACTTGAAAGATTTTTCTGTATGCCAATTTACCAACCCTG CCTTGCAAAGACACTATGCTGTACTGCAGGCATTAGCATTGGAAGAGGATGATGTTCCAGAAATGAAAGATGAAACATTACCTGACGAAGAAGGCTTGGCCAG ACCAGGAGTGGTGAGGGCAGTGGAAGAATTCAAAACCTCGGTATATGGGGAAAATTATGATGAGGAGAATGAGCATGGCATTGGGAAGCCAACTGAAGCCTCAAAGAAACGAAAAGCAATGGTAGAGTTTGCAACTACAGAGTGTAAACAATATGACTGGGGCGAGCTTGCTGACACTGGAAAG TTAAAGGATTTGACTGTGGTGGAGTTGAAATATTATCTTACCGCACATAATCTTCCTGTTTCCGGAAAGAAGGAGGCTATAATTAGCCGAATATTAAGTCACATGGGAAAATGA
- the LOC108326270 gene encoding ATP-dependent DNA helicase 2 subunit KU70 isoform X2 translates to MELDADDFFRDEEDQAEAQDSLLEGELSKEYVVYLVDASPKMFNTLFTTQEHQKLESHFHIAISCISQTLKTQIITRSYDQVAICFFNTREKKNLQDLKSVFVFNVPEREFLDRPTARLIKEFDQLEESFSKYIGSQHGIVSDTRENSLYNAIWAAQALLCKGSAKTVDKRILLFTNDDDPFGSIKGAAKSDMIRMTLQRAKDAQDLGISIEILPLSCPDAVFKISQFYADLIGLEGDDLVDFMPEAGKKLEDMKSQLRKRMFTKRIVKRLKFTIVNGISIELNSYALVRHTEPGAVTWLDSVTNRPLKIERTFICADTGAVVEKPTRQFLPYKNQNITFSMEQLSEIKRISTGQLNLLGFKPLSSLRDYYNLKPSSFLYPSHEGTDSSMCIFIALHRSMIQLNRFAVAFSGSSSRPQLVALIAQEEVIQSGSQIEPPGMHMIYLPYSDDIRLVEERYSDTSGMVTKASSDQIKRAADLIKRVDLKDFSVCQFTNPALQRHYAVLQALALEEDDVPEMKDETLPDEEGLARPGVVRAVEEFKTSVYGENYDEENEHGIGKPTEASKKRKAMVEFATTECKQYDWGELADTGKLKDLTVVELKYYLTAHNLPVSGKKEAIISRILSHMGK, encoded by the exons ATGGAGTTGGATGCTGATGATTTCTTCAGAGACGAGGAAGACCAGGCCGAAGCTCAAGATTCGCTCCTT GAAGGTGAATTGAGCAAAGAATATGTGGTTTACCTGGTTGATGCTTCACCTAAAATGTTCAACACTCTTTTTACCACG CAAGAACACCAGAAACTTGAATCTCATTTTCACATTGCCATCTCTTGTATATCACAAACATTAAAGACTCAGATCATTACCAGATCTTACGACCAAGTTGCCATATGCTTCTTCAATACT AGGGAGAAGAAAAATTTACAAGATTTAAAGAGTGTTTTTGTATTTAATGTTCCTGAAAGAGAGTTTCTAGACAGGCCAACAGCAAGGCTCATAAAAGAATTTGACCAGTTGGAAG AGTCATTTTCGAAATACATAGGAAGTCAGCATGGAATTGTGTCTGATACTCGAGAAAATTCTCTGTACAATGCTATCTGGGCAGCTCAGGCACTTCTTTGTAAAGG GTCAGCAAAGACAGTTGACAAACGCATACTTCTGTTCACAAATGATGATGATCCTTTTGGTAGTATCAAAGGGGCTGCAAAATCAGATATGATAAGAATGACCCTGCAGAGAGCTAAA GATGCACAGGATCTTGGAATTTCTATTGAAATTCTTCCCTTGAGTTGCCCCGATGCAGTGTTCAAAATATCTCAATTCTATGCT GATTTGATTGGGTTGGAAGGAGATGATCTTGTTGACTTTATGCCAGAAGCAGGAAAGAA ATTGGAGGATATGAAAAGTCAGTTAAGGAAACGCATGTTTACGAAACGCATCGTCAAAAGACTTAAATTCACCATAGTTAATGGGATATCCATAGAACTTAATTCTTATGCTTTAGTTCGTCACACTGAGCCAG GAGCTGTCACATGGCTTGATTCTGTTACTAATCGTCCTTTGAAG ATTGAAAGAACTTTCATATGTGCTGATACTGGTGCAGTGGTGGAAAAACCTACTAGACAGTTTTTACCTTATAAAAA ccAGAATATTACATTTTCGATGGAGCAACTATctgaaattaaaagaatttcaacTGGACAGCTTAATCTTTTAGGGTTCAAGCCACTGAGTAGCTTGAGAGATTATTACAACTTGAAGCCATCGAGTTTCCTTTATCCTAGTCATGAG GGTACAGACAGCAGCATGTGCATCTTCATTGCTCTTCATAGGTCCATGATACAACTCAACCG TTTTGCTGTTGCTTTTAGTGGTAGTTCTTCTCGCCCTCAATTAGTTGCTCTCATTGCACAG GAAGAAGTTATTCAATCAGGTAGTCAGATTGAGCCACCCGGAATGCACATGATTTATCTTCCATATTCTGATGACATCAGACTTGTTGAAGAG CGTTATTCTGATACAAGCGGGATGGTGACTAAAGCAAGTAGTGATCAAATAAAAAGGGCAGCTGATTTAATTAAGCGTGTTGACTTGAAAGATTTTTCTGTATGCCAATTTACCAACCCTG CCTTGCAAAGACACTATGCTGTACTGCAGGCATTAGCATTGGAAGAGGATGATGTTCCAGAAATGAAAGATGAAACATTACCTGACGAAGAAGGCTTGGCCAG ACCAGGAGTGGTGAGGGCAGTGGAAGAATTCAAAACCTCGGTATATGGGGAAAATTATGATGAGGAGAATGAGCATGGCATTGGGAAGCCAACTGAAGCCTCAAAGAAACGAAAAGCAATGGTAGAGTTTGCAACTACAGAGTGTAAACAATATGACTGGGGCGAGCTTGCTGACACTGGAAAG TTAAAGGATTTGACTGTGGTGGAGTTGAAATATTATCTTACCGCACATAATCTTCCTGTTTCCGGAAAGAAGGAGGCTATAATTAGCCGAATATTAAGTCACATGGGAAAATGA